In one Lolium rigidum isolate FL_2022 chromosome 3, APGP_CSIRO_Lrig_0.1, whole genome shotgun sequence genomic region, the following are encoded:
- the LOC124696119 gene encoding diacylglycerol lipase-beta-like: protein MGAKRVASSAAGTAALVYVVLSGRLSSEGAETVPRRRPGRKDVEGESKERWPEKAPASWREAMAVAARTVGFAYGETLGKWPLGDIAFGISHYMRLQGNLQHEYAGSNCVPLEGPGVRQELIALLRCLRLCMFFSKKPFEVFLEFGGYDQSDILTRNSKAKLMKPKFTVVRDESTRCFLLFIRGAISVKDRLTAATAAEVPFHHAVSQEGRGTSVVVGHAHCGMVAAARWIADQAIPCISRAVELFPDYRIKIIGHSMGAAIAAILTCILRENKKLSSSSCIAFGPAACMTWDLAESSKDFVTTVVNKTDVVPSFGKVSAASLRAEVIASSWAPDLREHIQQKRILSFVNHSVNFMRSYFPFVHNPSSKVADLESYIAKSENIGYIVKKHSALSCWPYVAAGRQTLEAPDTEAGEGTAREETEQLMEALQSAPDASQAPSHRQLYPPGRIMHMVALPVSEEQGGQNAGVALYETPRGMYGKIRLAGSMIRDHYMPRYVETMEMLIDRLAEDDDAPLSDTNEDVPLD from the exons TCTATGTCGTGCTATCGGGGCGTCTGTCCTCCGAAGGCGCGGAGACggtgccgaggcggcggcccggGCGGAAGGACGTCGAGGGGGAAAGCAAGGAAAGGTGGCCAGAGAAGGCGCCGGCGAGCTGGAGGGAGGCGATGGCCGTGGCGGCCAGGACGGTGGGGTTCGCGTACGGGGAAACGCTGGGGAAGTGGCCGCTCGGAGACATCGCCTTCGGGATCAGCCACTACATGCGCCTTCAG GGGAATCTGCAGCATGAGTACGCAGGTAGCAACTGTGTGCCCTTGGAAGGTCCTGGAGTAAGGCAGGAGCTCATTGCACTTCTCAGATGCCTGAGACTCTGCATGTTCTTCTCAAAGAAGCCTTTTGAAGTGTTCCTAGAGTTTGGTGGGTATGACCAGAGTGATATTCTCACAAGGAATTCCAAGGCAAAG CTTATGAAACCCAAATTCACGGTTGTCCGCGATGAAAGTACCCGATGCTTTCTCCTTTTCATCAGGGGGGCTATTAGTGTTAAGGATCGCCTGACGGCGGCAACTGCCGCAGAGGTTCCCTTTCATCATGCAGTGTCACAAGAAGGCCGTGGAACGAGTGTAGTGGTTGGGCATGCACACTGTGGAATGGTTGCAGCAGCTCGTTGGATTGCGGATCAGGCAATTCCCTGCATCAgcagagcagtcgagctatttccAGATTACAGAATTAAG ATCATTGGGCATTCAATGGGTGCTGCTATTGCAGCAATTTTAACATGCATACTACGTGAGAACAAGAagttatcatcatcttcatgtattGCTTTTGGACCAG CTGCTTGTATGACCTGGGACTTGGCTGAGTCGAGCAAAGACTTTGTTACCACTGTTGTCAACAAAACCGACGTGGTGCCATCTTTTGGGAAGGTCTCAGCTGCCAGTCTTCGCGCAGAG GTTATTGCATCATCGTGGGCACCTGATCTCCGGGAACATATTCAGCAGAAAAGAATCCTGAGTTTTGTAAATCACTCGGTGAATTTCATGCGATCCTACTTTCCATTTGTACACAATCCAAGCTCTAAGGTTGCAGATTTGGAGTCTTACATTGCCAAG TCAGAGAACATAGGGTACATAGTGAAGAAACATTCTGCACTGTCCTGCTGGCCATATGTCGCTGCAGGCAGGCAAACTCTTGAAGCACCCGACACGGAAGCGGGGGAAGGAACAGCCCGAGAAGAGACGGAGCAGCTCATGGAAGCCCTGCAATCGGCGCCGGACGCCTCTCAAGCGCCTTCCCATCGTCAGTTATACCCTCCAGGACGGATCATGCACATGGTTGCATTGCCAGTATCAGAAGAGCAAGGCGGTCAGAATGCAGGTGTTGCCCTCTACGAGACACCTCGCGGCATGTACGGCAAGATCCGGCTCGCGGGATCTATGATAAGGGACCATTACATGCCGAGGTACGTCGAGACGATGGAGATGCTCATCGACAGGCTTGCGGAGGATGATGATGCGCCTCTCAGCGACACCAACGAGGACGTCCCATTGGACTAA